In a genomic window of Dyadobacter fermentans DSM 18053:
- a CDS encoding VOC family protein — MPKINPYLNFDGNAEEAFTFYKSVFGGEFHGVHRMDGTPGSENLPENERNRIMHIALPVGDELLMASDIMPSMGQTLSVGNNNYISIFTDSREQADQYFNGLSAGGTIEMPMEDQFWGDYFGAFQDKFGVNWMINYPTQQG, encoded by the coding sequence ATGCCTAAAATCAATCCTTACCTGAACTTCGACGGCAATGCCGAAGAGGCCTTCACATTTTACAAATCCGTTTTCGGCGGAGAATTCCATGGTGTTCACAGAATGGACGGCACACCCGGCTCCGAAAATTTGCCTGAAAACGAAAGAAACCGGATCATGCACATTGCACTGCCGGTGGGAGACGAGCTGCTTATGGCGTCGGACATTATGCCTTCCATGGGCCAGACCCTCAGCGTAGGCAACAACAACTATATATCCATTTTCACCGACAGTCGGGAGCAAGCCGATCAGTATTTCAATGGCCTTTCGGCCGGCGGCACGATCGAAATGCCGATGGAAGACCAGTTCTGGGGCGACTATTTCGGTGCTTTCCAGGATAAATTCGGTGTAAACTGGATGATCAACTATCCGACCCAACAGGGCTGA
- a CDS encoding ArsR/SmtB family transcription factor: MKARRDVYQAIADPTRRAIIGMLAEEPQNVNAIAGQFDMTRQAVSLHVKILSDCGLIFIRKEGRDHICEARLEQLSEVSAWVEQYKKHWEAKLDSLENYLEQLKKERYGK; the protein is encoded by the coding sequence ATGAAAGCACGAAGAGATGTATACCAGGCCATTGCGGATCCTACCCGCCGGGCGATCATTGGCATGCTGGCCGAGGAGCCCCAGAATGTGAATGCGATTGCCGGGCAGTTCGATATGACGCGTCAGGCGGTTTCGCTGCACGTCAAAATCCTCAGTGACTGCGGGCTGATTTTTATCCGTAAAGAGGGGAGGGACCACATTTGCGAGGCCCGGCTCGAACAGCTGAGCGAGGTGTCGGCATGGGTGGAGCAGTACAAAAAGCATTGGGAGGCGAAGCTGGATTCGCTGGAAAACTATTTGGAACAACTAAAAAAAGAGCGATATGGAAAATGA
- a CDS encoding SRPBCC domain-containing protein: MENEQSSTHDRELIITRKLNAPVELVWEVWTQPEHIAKWWGPNGFTNTITKMDVVSGGAWELVMHGPDGKDYKNRSIFREVIPFKKIVYQHFAPSFLTTIEFEAQGDETFLRWHMLFESAEEMIRIVKAANAAEGLKQNVDKMAAYLDGRKAVRES, translated from the coding sequence ATGGAAAATGAACAAAGCAGCACGCACGACCGCGAACTGATCATTACCCGCAAACTGAACGCGCCGGTGGAGCTGGTGTGGGAGGTGTGGACCCAGCCGGAACATATTGCCAAATGGTGGGGGCCCAATGGTTTTACCAACACGATCACGAAGATGGACGTCGTTTCAGGCGGTGCGTGGGAGCTTGTGATGCATGGCCCCGACGGAAAAGATTACAAGAACAGGAGTATATTCAGGGAGGTGATTCCCTTCAAGAAGATTGTGTACCAGCACTTTGCACCGAGCTTCCTGACGACGATCGAGTTTGAAGCGCAGGGCGACGAGACATTTCTGCGCTGGCATATGCTTTTCGAGTCGGCCGAAGAAATGATCCGGATCGTGAAAGCAGCCAATGCAGCCGAAGGCCTGAAACAGAATGTCGACAAGATGGCCGCCTACCTGGACGGCCGGAAAGCCGTTCGGGAATCGTGA
- a CDS encoding alpha/beta fold hydrolase: MEVQKTTGYAPVNGLKMYYEVYGSGELPLVLIHGGGSTIETSFGNILPKLAAFSKIIAVEMQAHGRTSDRDAPESFQQDADDVAALLRHLKVEKANVLGFSDGGCTTMQLAGRHPGLIHKIIVVASNYTRAGMIDGFFEMMDNASLDNMPAPLKEHYLKVNPDPKGLQTMFNKDRERRRTFADWPQSDLTRIQAPALIMTGDKDVIKMEHIVEISKLIPKAELVVLPGVHGALLGEICTAKAGSKEPEITAMLVKEFLEGN, encoded by the coding sequence ATGGAAGTGCAAAAAACGACCGGTTATGCGCCCGTGAACGGGCTGAAAATGTATTACGAGGTTTACGGAAGCGGCGAGCTGCCCCTGGTACTCATTCACGGGGGCGGGTCTACGATCGAGACTTCGTTTGGCAACATCCTGCCGAAGCTAGCTGCATTCAGCAAGATCATCGCCGTGGAAATGCAGGCGCACGGCCGCACGAGCGACCGCGATGCGCCCGAGTCGTTTCAGCAGGATGCGGACGATGTGGCAGCACTGCTCCGGCATTTAAAAGTGGAGAAAGCCAATGTCCTCGGTTTCAGCGACGGTGGCTGCACCACGATGCAGCTGGCCGGCCGCCATCCCGGACTGATCCATAAAATCATCGTAGTAGCGTCGAACTACACCCGCGCCGGCATGATCGACGGTTTCTTTGAAATGATGGATAATGCCTCGCTGGACAATATGCCAGCGCCTTTAAAGGAGCATTATCTCAAAGTAAACCCCGATCCGAAGGGCCTGCAAACGATGTTCAACAAGGACCGCGAGCGCCGCCGCACCTTCGCCGACTGGCCCCAAAGCGACCTCACGCGCATTCAGGCACCGGCATTGATCATGACCGGAGATAAGGATGTGATCAAAATGGAGCACATTGTTGAAATATCCAAACTGATCCCGAAAGCAGAGCTCGTGGTCCTGCCCGGGGTACATGGCGCATTGCTGGGCGAGATTTGCACCGCCAAAGCAGGTAGCAAGGAGCCCGAAATCACTGCGATGCTCGTGAAGGAGTTTTTGGAAGGAAACTAA
- a CDS encoding NmrA family NAD(P)-binding protein, protein MTGQQHLTHQTIAVAGATGQLGTLIIKELLTRHAHVKALVRRDTPLAKTEPLKKAGATVIPVDYQNTVTLTEALRDVQCVVSALSGLREVIVGTQSDLLKAALNAGVPRFIPSDYCIDFTKLPNGSNRNLDLRREFAGIVGNTPIHTTSILNGMFTDLLKDQAPLILPKLNRVIYWGDADQPMDFTTIANTAAFTAAAALDPQAPRFLRIAGEVATIRDLQRAANQAYRKEFGLWRIGGLGFLATMIRIMRTIAPGRDEVFPPWQGMQYLHNMLSGLPKLEPLDNAHYPEIKWTKVRDVLS, encoded by the coding sequence ATGACTGGACAACAACACCTTACACACCAAACTATCGCAGTCGCCGGGGCGACCGGGCAGCTGGGGACATTGATCATCAAAGAACTCCTCACGCGGCATGCGCATGTGAAGGCGCTCGTGCGCAGGGATACGCCTCTCGCCAAAACGGAACCGCTCAAAAAGGCCGGGGCGACGGTCATTCCGGTCGATTATCAGAATACCGTTACGCTTACAGAGGCGCTGCGTGACGTCCAGTGCGTCGTTTCCGCGCTCTCGGGACTCCGGGAAGTGATCGTCGGCACGCAGTCCGACCTGTTGAAAGCGGCCCTGAATGCCGGCGTGCCGCGTTTCATCCCGTCCGACTATTGCATTGATTTCACCAAACTTCCCAACGGCTCAAACCGTAACCTCGACCTGCGGCGCGAGTTCGCGGGCATCGTCGGCAACACGCCGATCCACACTACGTCCATTCTCAACGGCATGTTCACCGATTTGCTCAAAGATCAGGCGCCATTAATTCTCCCCAAGCTCAACCGCGTGATTTACTGGGGCGATGCCGACCAGCCGATGGATTTCACGACGATCGCCAACACAGCCGCATTCACAGCCGCCGCCGCGCTCGACCCGCAGGCACCGCGTTTTTTGCGCATTGCCGGTGAAGTGGCGACGATCCGGGATTTGCAGCGCGCCGCCAACCAGGCATATCGCAAGGAATTCGGCCTGTGGCGAATCGGAGGGCTTGGCTTCCTGGCGACGATGATCCGGATTATGCGCACGATCGCCCCCGGCCGTGACGAGGTGTTCCCGCCCTGGCAGGGTATGCAGTATCTGCACAATATGCTCAGCGGTTTACCGAAATTGGAACCGCTGGATAATGCGCACTATCCGGAAATTAAATGGACAAAGGTCCGCGATGTGCTGAGCTGA
- a CDS encoding NAD(P)-binding protein has translation MKIDKRIVIVGGGPAGCAAASYALKKGFQNVTLLEAAASLGGLHRDVEIDGLHFDLGAFFFWNHHQVFSLFPGLREKMIHAGSSGHLSLSNDFNFDRYPITLRGYVKEHGLVATICDLFKIAQYRAFRSEMACNNVEELLLYFMGPFYRKTGLDNYIQRLFHLHPKEIHIEFARKRVSGVIDKFRSKNVIKNMLKGNLAYFARYSAPQDVWARPESGFAAMYEYIAEAIREAGGNVLCNHRVERINYREKYITMSDGSIVEYDYLLSSQPLQLTSKMTGIKLDALLNYQPLCSLFYESEEAILPGCFVLFNFSRKGKWKRVTFHSNYYNIEKGDDAPRRHYFVVESMPSKDEVVNPLLAKELDSDFRGTFEKTKLQDAFKNISLKGHRITENGYPVFGKSFDRRKVDAFHEELLNLDIHNIGRQGEFDHVSSSDASKSAMNAIEGIWKKEEFAIHFLILTINHAQNPAHTI, from the coding sequence ATGAAGATTGACAAAAGAATTGTCATCGTGGGCGGTGGTCCTGCGGGATGCGCTGCTGCCTCGTATGCCTTAAAAAAGGGTTTTCAAAATGTGACATTGCTGGAAGCTGCCGCTTCATTGGGTGGGCTTCATCGAGATGTAGAAATCGATGGATTGCATTTTGATCTAGGTGCATTCTTTTTTTGGAACCATCATCAGGTTTTTTCGCTCTTTCCAGGTCTGCGGGAAAAAATGATACACGCCGGTAGTTCCGGACATTTATCATTAAGTAATGATTTTAATTTTGACAGATATCCCATAACGCTAAGGGGATATGTGAAAGAACATGGGCTGGTGGCAACGATTTGTGACTTGTTTAAAATCGCGCAATACCGCGCATTCCGTTCCGAAATGGCATGCAACAACGTGGAGGAGCTGCTCTTGTATTTTATGGGGCCTTTTTATAGAAAAACGGGGTTGGATAACTACATACAACGATTATTTCATTTACATCCAAAGGAAATTCATATCGAGTTTGCACGGAAGCGGGTTAGTGGTGTCATCGACAAGTTCAGGAGTAAGAATGTCATTAAAAACATGCTGAAAGGCAATTTGGCCTATTTCGCGAGGTATTCTGCACCACAAGATGTTTGGGCTAGGCCTGAATCCGGCTTCGCTGCTATGTACGAATATATTGCGGAAGCGATCAGAGAGGCGGGGGGCAATGTGCTATGCAATCACCGGGTTGAAAGGATCAATTACCGGGAAAAATACATAACAATGAGTGATGGGTCAATTGTGGAGTATGATTACCTTTTATCGAGCCAGCCTTTGCAGTTGACAAGCAAGATGACGGGAATAAAATTGGATGCCCTATTAAATTACCAGCCTTTATGCAGCCTGTTTTATGAGTCAGAGGAAGCGATCCTGCCGGGGTGTTTTGTGCTTTTTAATTTTTCCAGAAAAGGGAAATGGAAAAGGGTTACGTTTCATTCCAATTATTATAATATTGAGAAAGGTGACGATGCACCACGCCGGCATTATTTTGTTGTAGAGTCGATGCCATCTAAGGATGAAGTAGTCAATCCGCTTCTTGCAAAGGAATTGGATTCTGATTTCAGGGGAACTTTCGAAAAGACAAAACTGCAAGACGCTTTCAAGAATATTTCATTAAAAGGGCACCGTATTACTGAAAATGGCTATCCTGTTTTTGGAAAATCATTTGACAGAAGAAAGGTTGATGCTTTTCACGAAGAGCTGTTGAACTTGGATATCCATAATATCGGACGCCAGGGTGAATTCGATCATGTAAGTTCAAGTGATGCATCCAAGAGCGCTATGAATGCAATCGAGGGCATCTGGAAGAAAGAGGAATTTGCAATTCATTTCCTCATTTTGACAATTAACCACGCCCAAAACCCAGCGCATACCATATAA